Part of the Catalinimonas alkaloidigena genome is shown below.
TTGTCATACAGGGCATACTTATAGTGTTCATCTCTGGCCATATAGCCAAGCTCATTTTCCATATAGAGATACTTCCTGCCCGGGTAGGCTTCAGCATCCCCTTGCAGCAGAGGGGCAAAGGAAATACCCGGCAGCTCTGTGGGAACCTCGATTCCCGCCAACTCACAAAGCGTAGGATACAAGTCCAGTCCGTTAGAGATCAGATGTTCTTTGTCTACTTCTCCTCCCTGACGCATACCTTCATACCATACGATCAATGGCACATTAGAAGACTCCTCATAAAAAACTGTTTTATGCTCCAGCCGATGCGATCCATTCATTTCACCGTGGTCAGAAGTAAATATGACGATTGTGTTCTCCCCGACATCTGACTTTTTTAAAGCGTCCAGCACCTGACCAATTTGTTGATCAACTCTTTCTGTCAGGCGGTGATAAGCCCAGCGATGCATGCGCCACTCTTTTTCTGACCAGTTTTTACGGGCATCTATTGTAAAAGAATGCAGCGCTTTCAATTGCATAATGGCTTCCGGTTCATCATGCGTAGGCTCAAAATTAGCAGGCAAAGGAGGGCAGTAGCGAGAGAAGAAAACTTCTTCTGGTATAGAATCAGGTATGGTCATCGCCTCTGCCAAGGGTGAAGGCACCTGGGCTGGCGGTCGGTTTTGCGGAGGAAAGTCCCGGATGGCGGCATAACAAATGTCATGAGGGTTAATAAGATTTACTGCCGCAAAAAAAGGAGTAGCTGATTTCCTGTTTAACAAAAAGGCCGCAGTTTCTTCCGCCAGTTCATCACGCTCATCAAGGGAGATATGATGACCAAAGCCATAGCCACTAGCATCTTTCCCTCCCGCGGGTAAATGAGACTTTCCCCCATAGAAAGTTTCATAGCCTGCTTTTTTGAAGGTAAAGCCGACAGCCTCAGGAATAATCTCCTTTAGCATTTCCTGATCTAGCACACTGGCATTGTGCCTCATATCAATGGCGCTTGGGTACCTCCCGGTAAACATGCTGAACCTTGAAGGCGAGCAGACGGGATTGGTCACATAGGCTTTGGTAAACCTCATACCTTTTTCTGCCAGCCGGTCAATATTAGGCGTTTCCAGCCATCTGTTACCTGCGGAGCTCATCATATCAGCATGCTGCTGGTCTGTAATAATGAGTAAGATGTTGGGCTGTTCTGCCTGAGCAGAAAGCTGTGTGGGTATCCACCACCACATCAAAACCACTATGCCTGTAATAATAACTTTGTTCATACTTAGCTTTACAATAAAATTTACATGCTTCAGTGAGAAGTTTATCTGATTAGTTTGTTAAAATCAATCGCTTCGCCTTCCCAGTACCAGCTGCCCTCTTTGTTTTCCAGCACACGATGCTTACTTCCCGGGGCCAGCGGAGCATCCTTTTCTGGCAGCCAGTTGATTAGTTCTTTTTTGATATCTGCGTATTCAGTATGATCAGCCAGATTAGACCACTCTTCTTTATCCTGCCTATGGTCATATAGCTCTTCAGACCCATCAGCATAACGTATATAACGCCAATGTTCGGTGCGCACCGTATGGTTCCCGGGGTTATGCGTGGTTATGGCCGGGCGTTCCCGTACTGCATCAGCATTCTTAAGCTGAGGCATCAGGGACAGCCCTTCAACCTCATCTTTTTCAGGCAGGCCAGCCAGTGCTACCAAAGTCGGATACATATCCAGCAGTTCAGCGGGTTGTGATGACCTAGCGCCGGCAGTGACGCCTGGGCCTGCGAAGATAAGCGGTACACGGGTAGAACGTTCCCACAAGGTATTTTTTCCGGTAATGCCTTTTTCTCCCAGATGATATCCATGATCCGACCAGAACACAACGATGGTATTGTCATCCAGCCCCTGGGCTTCCAGGGCATCCAGCACTCTACCTACCTGCGCATCCATAAAGCTTATGGTCGCTAAATAGGCTCGTACTTTAGCACGCCACTGATGACTTTCTATCACCCAGGAGAGCCTGGGCTCCGGCAGGTACCAATGCAGATACCAGGCAAAATCTGGTATATCGTTGCGATCACCTTCCGGAGCAAGAGGTAAGAATACCTCCTCCTCAGGATATAGGTCAAACCATTGCTGTGTGGCATATAGGGGCACATGAGGTTTGTTGAAGCCCACAGCCATAAAAAATGGTTTTTCATCATCACCTTCTCCAAGTTCCTCCAGTTTATCTACCGCCCAGGAGGCTACTTTATAATCATCCATCAGAGAGTCTTCATGTTCAGGAAAAACTCCCCAATCTATCAACGGATGCTCTACCATATCCAAAGGTGTTTTTACGATCTTCTCCTCAGGAAATGGTTTATGCCCACCATCCGGCCCCCACTCCTGGAATTCAACTTCTCGCTCTTCCGGGCTGATCCCTCCATGAAAGACTTTGCCTGCCGACATGCTTCGGTAACCGTGGGCTGCAAAATACTGCGGCAAGGTGACGACATCCTGGGTTCGCTCCACCTGACGATGTCGTGGGGCAAGTCCGTAAATCCCTGTGGTAGAAGGGCGCAGCCCCGTCATGATGCTGACCCGGGAAGGGTTGCAGAGTGGAGCCTGCGTATGGGCATTGGTAAAGAGCGTTCCCCTTTTGGCAAGCCGGTCAATATTTGGGGTCAGCACCTGTGGATGCCCATTGAGCGCCCCCACCCAATCGTTGAGGTCGTCACTGGCGATGAACAGCACATTGGGTCGTCTGGCTTGCTGCTGGGCCTGTAAAAATGCCGTTGGCAAGCTGCAGAAGAGCAAGAATAAGATCGTACGATTGATATTCAGTTTATTTTTCACGTTCAATATTACTAATATTCAGAATTTTGTTTCAGCTTTGGATCAGTCTGGATGGCACTGGCCGGAATAGGGTATAAGACTTTGATGTCCCTGAATGCAGCATCACCAACATGTACCTCCGACCTGTTCTGTCTTTCGTTTTCACCATGCGCTTCCATGACTTCCAGAACTTTATCTGTTCTTACCAGTACGTCCCAGCGGTCAGCTTCTCCATAGAACTCCACCCTTCGCTGATGAATAATATCTTCCAGAGTTACAACGGAAGCTGCCGGTAAGCCGGCCCGAGCGCGTACCTGATTTACTAACATGAGAGGATCTCCACCACCAACTCTCAGATAACATTCAGCAAGCATAAGCAGTACATGCGGATAGCGGAAGAGCGGGAAATTGGCACCGGTCTGGAATTGTATGGCATGCTCCTGAGAGAGATTAATTTCAAAATTGTAACCATCCATCAGCTGTTCGCTTAGCGGCAACATTTTTTTCCTGCTCAGCTTGCGCAACAATCTGTTACGAAGTGCCTTGAACAGGTAAAACTTTATAGAATTGGTGTATTTAAGTTTTTCTCTCTTGACTCTTAGCGCTATAAACAGTTCCTGAATACAGTCTTCTACCATATTAGTGTCGACTGTAAACTGATGGCCGTATGCGTATAGGAGCTGAAAATAGCTGCGGTAGATAGCTATAAATACTTCTTCACTTCCTTCCTTAAATCGCTGCCAAAGGTCAGTATCCTGGGTAGCTTGAGCATTGCTTTCATGATGGGTTTTACCTAGAAACGCTTCAACATCCTTCTCGCTAACAGCTACATTTTGACTATCTTTTTTATCCAGATTCATATCCCAATTTTTAGTACATTTCCCGAATATAGGAATCCTAAGAGGGAATATATTACCTCGCGGGGGAATTAAAACATATTGAGGATGAAATGACTAGGTATTACTTTTTTCACTTTTCAGCATGTATAAACCAGGGCAACAATGTTTGAACGATAACTTCATGTCCCTTCTCATTAGGGTGATTGACGTGTGACATATAGGTTTCAAGCGTTTCTCCATTCTCCAGCAGCTTCTGAAACTGCGTAAAGGGATCAGCCAGCCCGATATGATATTGCTCTGCCAGTTCCCTGATCTGCTCCGCATGTTGAGCCAATGGGTTACCTATTTCCAGAATATCCACCCTTTGGTCAGGCGAAGGTGTGAGTAAGATGACTTTGACCTCCTGCTGCATCGCAGACTGTATCATCTTTTCCCAGGCTTCACGGGCTTTCTCCAGGCCCACACTGCGGTCGTTCAGGGCATAGTCTATCATCAACACATCCGGATTGTGTGTGAGTACTTCTCCTTCAAAGCGCATTTGCCCTTGTACGGAATTCTCACCGCCTATGGCCGTTACAATCACATTGATCACCGCATAGGGATATTGTGCTTTGAGTTGCTTCAATACCCTATTTGGATAGGATTCCAGGGTATGTACTTCATGATCGTGCCAGTAGCCAGCAGGAACAGAGTGGCCGTGAAAGACCAGATTGATTGTACGGTTATCCGGCCATACTTTATTTAACTCTTTTTTGACATCAGACAGATAGGTTGCAGTATCCGCAACAGCGGCAGACTGCGCCTCTGCAACGAAGTTTAGGGTGAACAATAGTGCTATCGAAAGTATTACTTTTTCCATGTATAAAAATCGTCATTGGTTTGATCAATCCAGTTGTCCAATTCTTTTTTAAACTCAGCTTTCAGTTCCTGATAGTTGGGTTCATAAGCCAGGTTTTGTGTTTCTCCCGGATCTTTCCAGAGGTCAAACAACTGCTCATTTCTCTCTCCCTGATTGTAAAGATTATACTTATACCTTCTGTTGCGGATCATTCTTCCGTGGCGGGTAGAGTCTTCTTTATCATCCGCCAGTTGTACCACCAGGTATTCACGGAGTCTGTCGTGGGCATTGTCCAGTATCGGCTTGATGCTTTTTCCTGTAAAAGCAGGTGGATTTTCAATCGCTGCGTAATCGCATATAGTAGGTGCCAGGTCAACGCCCGAAACCAGCTGCTCTCTGTCTATGACGCCTTGCGGGATGTGACCTTTCCAGCTGATAAGAAAAGGTACGGTAGCCGCTTCTTCGTACAAGCTCAGCTTGGCCGCCCAGCGATGTGCCGCTGCCCCATCCCCATGATCGCTGGTGAGTAAAATGATCGTGTTTTCGTCAAATCCATTCACTTCCAAAGCCTTTGTCACCCTGCCAATTTCAACATCCACCATTTCCATAAAGCGGTAATAGTGGTAGAGATAAGCCTGCCAGTCCTCTTCACTGTAATTTCTGGTCAATAACAGCTCATCGCCATAATGGTCCATCAAACGCTTTTCCTGCAGAAACTGTGGTTCGTTTGCCGCAATTTCAAAATTGGGCGGCAGAGGTGGCAGGGTATCTAGCTGATCCGCTTTGGCATACTCATCCGGCCTTCTGGGCACATGGCAGATGTCGTGAGGATTATGGAACTGTACCGTAAGCAGGAAGGGATTCTCCTCCTCATAGGTGTTTAAATAATTTACCGCAGCATCTGCTATGGGCGCATCGGTATCCTCTCCCAAAGCCCAGGATTCGTCTAACGAACGAAAGGGCAGGACTTTAAAGCCGGGAATAGAGTCTGCATCCTGCTGTTACGGATAGGATTCCGGCAGATGCCATTTCCCTGCCCAGGCAGTATTATATCCGGCTTTCTGAAAAATCTGACCCACGGTAGGATATTCAGGGTTGATATCGGTTGAATTCCAGACTACACCTGTCTCATGCGGCATACGCCCTGTGATGATACTGCTTCGGGCCGGGCCACATACGGGTGAGGTGCAGTAAGATTGTGTGAAATACACGCCACCAGCTGCCAACGCATCCATCGCCGGAGTATTCAGATTAGGGTTTCCCAGGTAGCTAAGCCCATCATTGATATGCTGATCGGTAAGAATGATCAGGATATTGGGCCGCTGCGCTTCCTCCTCAGTTTTGGCCTTAGTCTGGCAGCCTGCAGTCTGCAGTATCATCAATGATACGAAAAGCAGATTCTGCAGAGTACTATTCTTCATCATAAGCAATGGTGGTTGTAAAATTAAGTTGTACCGGCCCTAACAAACCGGATTCCAGCAAAGGAGCCTCCTCCCAGGGTATGCCTCTGTAAGCAGTGGAGATATTCGTTTTGGTATAATTTTCTCCGGTTTCGGTATCGCCAACAATGCGGTTAGACCAGGTGTTGGCTACCTCTATGGTAAGCTGATTTTCACCTTCACGGAGCAGATCAGTGACCTCAAAGGTATGGGGTTCAGACCAACTGATGCCTAATGACTGGCCATTCAACCATAGCTCTCCTACTTCGGATATTTTGCCCAAACCCAGCGTGATTCTGTCAAAGTCTTCGGCATCTTCGGGATTAAACTGAAAGCTTTTTTCGTAAGTAGCTGTTCCGGAGAAATAGCGGATACCTTCATCCTCGGCTTCCGTCCAGGATATGAGTGATGGAAACTCTGCCGAAGCAGGAGCACCCCAGTTTTGAGGAAAAGTAATTTGCCAGGCACCTTCAATAGGCTTTGTTTTCAACTGGCTCTTGACGCTTCTCGTATTGCCTCCTTGTACTAAGGTAAACTCACCTTCTTCTAAAAAGCTGATACCTTCATCTAGGTAAGCCAAACGAGGCGGATGTGGGCCAGCGCCAGTAATCTGTTCGTAATGAGATGATGAGCTTTGCGGCTTAAACACCAGCAGATAAGCACCATAAGGCGGCAGCGACAGTGGAACTTGTATACCCTGCTCTGTCTGTTGATAGACGCCTACCGGAATTACTTCACCAGTGACCGGATCCCATATCTCCGCTGTTTTATCCTGCTGGCGGAAAGTACATGTTCTGGACACCCACTGATCAGTAGTATTGCTAATCAGGTAAAAATCAAGTCCTTCACTTTGGTAGTGGGTGTAATCCAGTTGCCCTGAACTTTGGTCAGCATAGCTGAAGTCGGCAGGAATACTAAGTTTTTCCAGCATTTGACCGGGAGAAACATCAGAAAAAACACCTCCACTTTTAAGCTGTTCTGTCGTAAGATCCGCAGAAAAGGACTGCCAGAGGCTATCTGCCAGAGATGCTACTTTTTGCGAAGCCTCCGGTTGATTGCTCAGCCCAACGGACTTTTCGGGTTCCGGACCAACAATAATAGTTCCTTCCTCAGCCAGTTGCTCCAGTTTTTCCATCACCTCCGGATTGACTTTGCTATCTTCTCCCAGCGCCAGCATTCTGAAGCTTGCCCCATTGGATAAGGTCAGCTCTCCGTCTTCTACGGAAAGCTCATTGAGCAGAATTTCGGTATTGACCACTTCATACTCATGACCCGCTCCCGCGGAAAATCGCTGGTTCTTGGGTACTACAAAATTAGGTACCTGATCACCATAATAATACAGCACATCCGCCACAAAATCTGTTTCCTGCAGGATGTAGGAGATACGCGACAGATAATCGTTAAAGGGTTTGATTTTAGGCCACCACACCCTTTTGTCATTGTAGTGTGTACCCGCATGATATACGATGCCCGGATAGCCCATGCCCTCGGGATTATGCGAAAAGCCATGTACCACCACCCGGTTCATGCCCTCAGAAAATGCTTTGTTAGCCAAAGGCTTCAGGTCAAAAGGCCCTTCCTGCCAGTGCTGAAAACTGGTAAAAGACTCTTCCTCTACAATACCTCTCTGGTAAATGTGAGAAGCCGCAGCCACTTCTTTCACCAGCCAGAGTACATCCACGCTGTCTTCTGTATAAAAGTGGTGATTGACCCAGAACTCTCCGCGTGGCACATCCAGCGCACCCAGGGCTTTTAAAGCATCTACCGGAACATTGTGCAAAGGCGCTCCCGGCCCTCCCGACTCGGAAGTAATCTGTAAACCGTACTGATTGCAGATTTCTCTGGCTTTGCCGTAGTGATTTTGCGTGATGAGGTGCGACAAGGTCTTGTTAAAATCCTGCTGAAACTTCTGAGCGGTTGCTTCTGCTAAAAACTGTTCATCAAACAGGGCCGGAATGAATTTATCAATGGAGTAGCCATGGATCGCTTCAAAAGTAGCCGGTAAGGAGGAAGTCCAGACCGAGCCGGTCGCTTCATAGCTGGCGAGGTAGAAATTTTTTAAAGCCGTATTTTCAAAATCACCCAGGAGCGCTTGCAGTTTGTTGATGAAGTGCATGAAATGCGCACGGGTGGCTGCCGAATCATAATGATCTATGATAGGCGCCATGGAGTTGGGACTGGGCAGCTTGAGTTGCTCACCCGAGTTAGAACATACATAACGGTAGACCTCCCACTCCCCTGCTGGCGCCTCCCATTCCAGTTTTCCTCTCGCTGCATCAAAGTTGGCGCTCAGGCTAATGATTTCTGTAGTATCTGAAAAGCCGGTTTTATTGGCAGGAACGGCCAGCACCGCCACTTCTTCATAATAGAGCGGTTTACCGTCCTCACCAAACTCAATCAAACGCTGCTTGCCGCGATCGTCTGTCTTTGAAATTTCGGGGAAGGGCAAACTAATTTCCTGCGTAGAAGGCCCTTCTACTGAAGTTTTGGTAAAGTAAAGCGATTTGGCAGCATGTTCCGGCTTGATCCATGTACCCCCTGCATTCCAGCTGCTGGCCAGGTTGAGGCCGACTGCCAGGTCTAGTTTGGTAGCTTCTTCAATGGCCAGGCGGATGGTGTTCAATGACTCCTCTCCCATAAAAGCTGGTCCTGCCGGAACCATATTGCCCGGATTGCTGTATCGGGCAGTACCGATCTCAAAAATATCTACGCCACCAATGCCCGCCTCTTTGACAGCACGAAGCTCTTCTTTCAGGCGCACGGTATCTACATAGCCATTGAGCCACCACCAGTACACTTTTGGTTTCGCTCTGTTGGGCGGGTTCTGAAAACCTTCTTTCAGGCTTTCGTAAGTGCTGCTTCCCTCTTCTACAGCATCACTATCACAGGCGTAGAGCAGTAGTAAAAAACAGGTGCTAAAAAAAAATGAGATGGATTTCACGATAAACAGGTTTTATAAATATGCATACAATTGACCCATCAGGCCCATACCCATCTGAGATATGACCCGATAATCGCTGCGCTGCAACTCCTCTCCTCCTCTGTTACTCTGAGCTACACCGGAGAGCAGGCCGTCGGGCGTAAGAAATGGAAGTAGTCCCTTCCAGGTGGCTTTCGCTTTAGAAACAGGGACATTCAGCAACCCTTCCCTAATCCCTGTAGCAATAGCCGCACTAATTCCCGCTGAACCCGAAGTATCAACTGTGGTATCAGGATTGTCAAGAAAACAATTCCACAAGCCATTTTTCTGCTGATGGAGCAGCACAAATTGCGTTACCCGATCCAATTCTTCCAGCAGATCATCTACCTCGGCTGTATCTTTTAAAATAGAAAGTGTACGTACCAAGCCCAGCATATACCAGGCTAACCCTCTTGCCCAGTTTTTATAGGTTCTACTATCTTTTTCAGGATAATAACGGAGATAATTGTCTCCTTCAAAAACCAGTTTTTTTCGCAATCTCAGCTGATGCAGGGCCGCCTCAGCTAAATCTTTTCTATTCCAGGCTTCTGCCAGTACTGCCATAGGATAGGCAATGGTATAAGCACCTTCAGCCGTGATGGTAGCATTTATGTTTTGCTGATGCTTTTCCCAAAACTGTTCTACTTTTTTCAGGATAGGATGCTCAGGATACAGGCGGGCAAGTACAGCAAAAGGTAGTGTCGCTTCTATATTGTTTACTATATTATCAGCGATTCTACTTTTGGGGTCTTCCACAATGAGTCTGCCTTGATCATCAAAATACAAATCAAGATGCACCTTGATCGTATCCAGCGCCTTGGCATCCTTCTTACGGCTATATATTTGCCATAGGCCATCCAACACACATCCTTCCATCCAGTCGAAAGGTTGTAAAGCACCTAATGATTTCAGCTGGCCGAGGAATACATCCTGTGGTTTGTTATTTTGCTTATTGACCACCAACAGGTGAGGAAAGAGAAAATCATTCCCTCGCTCTTTCGCATTGGTATCAGAAAAAAAATAAGCAGGCAGATTACCTTTTACAAGCTTAATTTGCAGCCCCTTTTCTTCTATCTGCTCCAGATACTGCGTATCAATGACCAGTTCTGTAAGCTGCAATACCGGAGCGTACTTGCAGTCCAATATACCCAGTACTATGTCTGTATCAGGAATACTGACCTCTATCTCTTTTTCTTCCCGACTATCCAATGCGGTGGTCAGTCTTAACCTCAGCTCTTTGGTAGAACGTCCTACTTTGGCTTTCAAGCTTAGTTTAGTCATTCCTCCTTCCATTCCTAAACCAAAATAATTCCACGCAAAAGGCACTCTCAGTTGGGAAGGCAATGCTGTAGGGAAAGATGAACTCACTTCCAGTTCAACATAGGTGTAAGCCGCTTTTAAATTTACCATGCCCTGCAATGATATATCTGGGCTTACAAAAGGCAGAGCGCACCCTAACGACAGATATGTGATACTTTCTCTTCGGTTCATCTTACTTTTCATCCTGAGTTTTAAGTGTTGTATTTGCTATCTCTTAAGTTAGTATTTTACCAGGCAAACACCAGATCTAAACTACACTCTCCCACTAAATTAACGCCGGGCAATGCCTCTCCATCCTCTGAGGAGCTCACTGCCCCTCTTAGCTGAACCGTTTCTCCTGTCTGTGCATAAACGCCATTGACAGAGAAGACATAGCTCAGTATGACCAAAACAATCGTTGGGTTTAGGTATTTGACTGAATGTCTCATAGTGGTTGTTGTGTTTAGTAATGAATACTCGCTTGAGTTTTATTGAATAATGACTGACTCTATATTCAGATAATCAGCAATTTTCCGGATGGTGCGGGCATGATGCCCTACTCCTAACGCAAAGTGATGGGTAGGACCTGCCTTGATCCAGCGTTGCAAAAAAGTTCTCACATCCGGCTTAAAAAATCCCCGGGTATTGGTGTTGCCAGTGGGTGGTATCGGACCCTGTACTGATTCTCCTTCTGCAATGACGAACCTGAACTTACCTTCATAATCAGAGCTAATGCTCAGCATCGTAATTGGCCCTTCTTTGATCTTGAACTCCACACCGGCACCAAATCCAGGCTTTCCATGATACTTTTTCAGACTACGCAATACCGGCCTGCCTTCAGCGATGGCGATGTTATGCGGGCCATCATG
Proteins encoded:
- a CDS encoding RagB/SusD family nutrient uptake outer membrane protein: MNLDKKDSQNVAVSEKDVEAFLGKTHHESNAQATQDTDLWQRFKEGSEEVFIAIYRSYFQLLYAYGHQFTVDTNMVEDCIQELFIALRVKREKLKYTNSIKFYLFKALRNRLLRKLSRKKMLPLSEQLMDGYNFEINLSQEHAIQFQTGANFPLFRYPHVLLMLAECYLRVGGGDPLMLVNQVRARAGLPAASVVTLEDIIHQRRVEFYGEADRWDVLVRTDKVLEVMEAHGENERQNRSEVHVGDAAFRDIKVLYPIPASAIQTDPKLKQNSEY
- a CDS encoding sulfatase — encoded protein: MKNKLNINRTILFLLFCSLPTAFLQAQQQARRPNVLFIASDDLNDWVGALNGHPQVLTPNIDRLAKRGTLFTNAHTQAPLCNPSRVSIMTGLRPSTTGIYGLAPRHRQVERTQDVVTLPQYFAAHGYRSMSAGKVFHGGISPEEREVEFQEWGPDGGHKPFPEEKIVKTPLDMVEHPLIDWGVFPEHEDSLMDDYKVASWAVDKLEELGEGDDEKPFFMAVGFNKPHVPLYATQQWFDLYPEEEVFLPLAPEGDRNDIPDFAWYLHWYLPEPRLSWVIESHQWRAKVRAYLATISFMDAQVGRVLDALEAQGLDDNTIVVFWSDHGYHLGEKGITGKNTLWERSTRVPLIFAGPGVTAGARSSQPAELLDMYPTLVALAGLPEKDEVEGLSLMPQLKNADAVRERPAITTHNPGNHTVRTEHWRYIRYADGSEELYDHRQDKEEWSNLADHTEYADIKKELINWLPEKDAPLAPGSKHRVLENKEGSWYWEGEAIDFNKLIR
- a CDS encoding SGNH/GDSL hydrolase family protein; translated protein: MEKVILSIALLFTLNFVAEAQSAAVADTATYLSDVKKELNKVWPDNRTINLVFHGHSVPAGYWHDHEVHTLESYPNRVLKQLKAQYPYAVINVIVTAIGGENSVQGQMRFEGEVLTHNPDVLMIDYALNDRSVGLEKAREAWEKMIQSAMQQEVKVILLTPSPDQRVDILEIGNPLAQHAEQIRELAEQYHIGLADPFTQFQKLLENGETLETYMSHVNHPNEKGHEVIVQTLLPWFIHAEK
- a CDS encoding sulfatase; the encoded protein is MNKVIITGIVVLMWWWIPTQLSAQAEQPNILLIITDQQHADMMSSAGNRWLETPNIDRLAEKGMRFTKAYVTNPVCSPSRFSMFTGRYPSAIDMRHNASVLDQEMLKEIIPEAVGFTFKKAGYETFYGGKSHLPAGGKDASGYGFGHHISLDERDELAEETAAFLLNRKSATPFFAAVNLINPHDICYAAIRDFPPQNRPPAQVPSPLAEAMTIPDSIPEEVFFSRYCPPLPANFEPTHDEPEAIMQLKALHSFTIDARKNWSEKEWRMHRWAYHRLTERVDQQIGQVLDALKKSDVGENTIVIFTSDHGEMNGSHRLEHKTVFYEESSNVPLIVWYEGMRQGGEVDKEHLISNGLDLYPTLCELAGIEVPTELPGISFAPLLQGDAEAYPGRKYLYMENELGYMARDEHYKYALYDNGEEMLIDLQNDPGEMINMAGKSVYRLVQDTLKNHLLKHIDRKIK
- a CDS encoding glycoside hydrolase family 88 protein, giving the protein MKSKMNRRESITYLSLGCALPFVSPDISLQGMVNLKAAYTYVELEVSSSFPTALPSQLRVPFAWNYFGLGMEGGMTKLSLKAKVGRSTKELRLRLTTALDSREEKEIEVSIPDTDIVLGILDCKYAPVLQLTELVIDTQYLEQIEEKGLQIKLVKGNLPAYFFSDTNAKERGNDFLFPHLLVVNKQNNKPQDVFLGQLKSLGALQPFDWMEGCVLDGLWQIYSRKKDAKALDTIKVHLDLYFDDQGRLIVEDPKSRIADNIVNNIEATLPFAVLARLYPEHPILKKVEQFWEKHQQNINATITAEGAYTIAYPMAVLAEAWNRKDLAEAALHQLRLRKKLVFEGDNYLRYYPEKDSRTYKNWARGLAWYMLGLVRTLSILKDTAEVDDLLEELDRVTQFVLLHQQKNGLWNCFLDNPDTTVDTSGSAGISAAIATGIREGLLNVPVSKAKATWKGLLPFLTPDGLLSGVAQSNRGGEELQRSDYRVISQMGMGLMGQLYAYL
- a CDS encoding glycosyl hydrolase; amino-acid sequence: MKSISFFFSTCFLLLLYACDSDAVEEGSSTYESLKEGFQNPPNRAKPKVYWWWLNGYVDTVRLKEELRAVKEAGIGGVDIFEIGTARYSNPGNMVPAGPAFMGEESLNTIRLAIEEATKLDLAVGLNLASSWNAGGTWIKPEHAAKSLYFTKTSVEGPSTQEISLPFPEISKTDDRGKQRLIEFGEDGKPLYYEEVAVLAVPANKTGFSDTTEIISLSANFDAARGKLEWEAPAGEWEVYRYVCSNSGEQLKLPSPNSMAPIIDHYDSAATRAHFMHFINKLQALLGDFENTALKNFYLASYEATGSVWTSSLPATFEAIHGYSIDKFIPALFDEQFLAEATAQKFQQDFNKTLSHLITQNHYGKAREICNQYGLQITSESGGPGAPLHNVPVDALKALGALDVPRGEFWVNHHFYTEDSVDVLWLVKEVAAASHIYQRGIVEEESFTSFQHWQEGPFDLKPLANKAFSEGMNRVVVHGFSHNPEGMGYPGIVYHAGTHYNDKRVWWPKIKPFNDYLSRISYILQETDFVADVLYYYGDQVPNFVVPKNQRFSAGAGHEYEVVNTEILLNELSVEDGELTLSNGASFRMLALGEDSKVNPEVMEKLEQLAEEGTIIVGPEPEKSVGLSNQPEASQKVASLADSLWQSFSADLTTEQLKSGGVFSDVSPGQMLEKLSIPADFSYADQSSGQLDYTHYQSEGLDFYLISNTTDQWVSRTCTFRQQDKTAEIWDPVTGEVIPVGVYQQTEQGIQVPLSLPPYGAYLLVFKPQSSSSHYEQITGAGPHPPRLAYLDEGISFLEEGEFTLVQGGNTRSVKSQLKTKPIEGAWQITFPQNWGAPASAEFPSLISWTEAEDEGIRYFSGTATYEKSFQFNPEDAEDFDRITLGLGKISEVGELWLNGQSLGISWSEPHTFEVTDLLREGENQLTIEVANTWSNRIVGDTETGENYTKTNISTAYRGIPWEEAPLLESGLLGPVQLNFTTTIAYDEE